A genome region from Camelina sativa cultivar DH55 chromosome 10, Cs, whole genome shotgun sequence includes the following:
- the LOC104719115 gene encoding putative F-box/LRR-repeat protein 23, translated as MSSSYVPLLMKDEEPRNWAELPSELTSFILNRLSMIDILENVQKVCKPWRRVCKDLSMWRKIDMSNLGDFATKYDLMIMCRHAVDLSQGGLVDIDIWDFGTDDLLYYIAERSINLRSLRFAYNKITDEGVMKAVVKLPLLEELDVILYCSLSGNSMRVVGQSCPNLKTLRLNHSPKVEYFGCDESNSIATEIAECMPKLRHLQLIGDGLNNTGLNAILDGCPYLDHLDLRECSNINLVGDLEKKCSKRISVLRCPYDSTADLPFQTTLYDLEWDFVSDCGFDNDVDFEFSCTSPSDYYRWY; from the exons atGTCTTCCTCTTACGTGCCTTTGTTGATGAAAGATGAAGAGCCGAGAAACTGGGCAGAGCTTCCGTCGGAATTGACGTCTTTCATACTCAATCGACTTAGCATGATTGATATACTGGAAAACGTTCAGAAAGTGTGTAAGCCATGGCGTCGTGTATGTAAAGACCTTTCAATGTGGCGGAAGATTGACATGAGCAACCTCGGAGACTTTGCAACGAAGTACGACCTCATGATCATGTGTCGTCATGCAGTTGATCTTAGCCAAGGTGGTTTGGTTGATATTGATATTTGGGACTTTGGTACTGATGATCTCCTCTATTACATCGCTGAAAG GTCAATTAATCTGAGAAGCCTTAGATTTGCATACAATAAAATAACAGATGAGGGAGTTATGAAAGCTGTTGTGAAACTACCATTGCTTGAAGAGCTTGATGTTATTTTATACTGCTCACTTTCAGGAAACTCTATGAGAGTTGTAGGCCAGTCTTGTCCAAATCTGAAGACATTGAGGCTAAACCATAGCCCTAAAGTTGAGTATTTTGGTTGTGATGAGTCTAATAGTATTGCCACAGAAATTGCCGAATGCATGCCCAAGCTACGCCACCTCCAACTTATTGGGGATGGACTCAACAACACAGGCTTGAACGCCATTCTTGATGGTTGCCCCTACCTGGACCACCTTGATTTACGCGAGTGTTCTAACATTAACCTTGTCGGGGATCTCGAGAAGAAGTGTTCTAAGAGGATTAGTGTTTTGAGATGCCCATATGACTCAACTGCTGATTTACCATTTCAAACCACATTGTATGACCTAGAATGGGATTTTGTTTCTGATTGTGGCTTCGACAATGATGTTGACTTTGAGTTCTCTTGTACTAGTCCAAGTGACTACTATCGTTGGTACTAG
- the LOC104719116 gene encoding probable mannan synthase 15 isoform X1: MLQLLKPLLFLQDSFLALLSIMFHGGGRKPSVDGVGISMNTMWKETKTTLIIPMFKYLVAMCLIIWLLVFVECAYMNLVVLYVKLSNRKPEKVYKWEAMQEDMELAHQNYPMVLVQIPMYNEREVFELSIGAACRLIWPSDRLIIQILDDSTDPAIMELVSMECAKWASKDINIHYQRRDNRNGYKAGALKHGMRHSYVKLCNYLAIFDADFQPEPDYLQRAIPFLIHNPEIALVQARWRFVNANTCLMTRMQEMTLNYHFMAEQQSGSTRHAFFGFNGTAGVWRIAAMEEVGGWKDRTTVEDMDLAVRVGLLDWKFVFINDLEVKSELPSKFKAFRFQQHRWSCGPANLFRKMTMEIIHNKRVKIWKKFYVIYSFFFLRKIIVHFFTFFFYCVILPTSVFLPEVKIPTWSTIYGPSVITLFGVIATPRSFYLVVFWVLFENVMAMHRTKGTFIGLFERKRVNEWVVTEKLGDTLKTKLLPRNGQILKRVNMKEVMMGIYILCCACYDFAFGNTFLYLYLFMQATAFLISGVSFVGT, encoded by the exons atgttacagCTTCTGAAGCCTCTCCTTTTCCTACAAGATTCATTTCTTGCCCTCCTCTCAATAATG TTCCATGGAGGAGGTCGTAAACCATCCGTGGATGGTGTGGGGATAAGCATGAACACTATGtggaaagaaacaaagactACACTCATAATACCAATGTTTAAGTATTTAGTGGCTATGTGTTTGATCATCTGGCTCTTAGTTTTCGTAGAGTGTGCTTACATGAACCTTGTAGTACTCTACGTCAAGTTGTCTAACCGCAAACCTGAGAAAGTCTACAAATGGGAAGCAATGCAGGAAGATATGGAGCTTGCTCATCAAAACTACCCAATGGTCCTTGTCCAAATTCCCATGTACAACGAACGAGAG GTCTTCGAATTATCTATAGGTGCTGCATGCAGACTAATATGGCCATCTGACCGCCTAATCATTCAAATTTTAGACGATTCCACCGATCCAGCCATTATG GAACTGGTGAGCATGGAGTGTGCAAAATGGGCATCAAAAGACATAAACATACACTATCAGAGGCGAGACAACAGAAATGGTTACAAGGCTGGAGCTCTTAAGCATGGCATGAGGCACAGCTACGTCAAGCTGTGTAACTATCTGGCCATATTTGATGCTGATTTCCAACCGGAGCCAGATTATCTCCAACGCGCTATCCCGTTTCTAATTCACAACCCTGAGATCGCTCTTGTCCAAGCTCGATGGAGATTTG TGAACGCGAACACATGCTTAATGACAAGGATGCAAGAGATGACTCTCAACTACCATTTCATGGCAGAGCAACAATCTGGATCCACAAGACATGCTTTCTTTGGCTTTAATG GAACCGCGGGAGTATGGAGAATCGCGGCGATGGAAGAAGTCGGAGGATGGAAAGATCGGACGACCGTAGAAGATATGGACTTGGCCGTTCGTGTTGGTCTTCTCGACTGGAAATTTGTCTTCATCAATGACCTTGAG GTGAAAAGCGAGCTACCAAGCAAATTTAAGGCTTTCAGATTCCAACAACATCGATGGTCGTGCGGTCCAGCCAATCTCTTCCGCAAAATGACGATGGAAATTATTCACAATAAG AGAGTGAAGATTTGGAAGAAGTTTTACGTGATCTATAGCTTCTTTTTCCTACGGAAGATCATAGTccacttcttcactttcttcttttactGTGTTATTCTTCCTACAAGTGTCTTCCTTCCCGAAGTCAAAATTCCTACTTGGTCAACTATATATGGTCCTTCTGTCATCACCCTCTTCGGAGTAATCGCCACTCCAAG ATCATTCTACCTCgtggttttttgggttttgtttgaaAATGTAATGGCTATGCACCGGACCAAAGGAACTTTCATTGgcttatttgaaagaaaaagagtcaATGAATGGGTTGTCACTGAAAAACTGGGAGATACTCTTAAGACTAAGCTGCTTCCCAGGAATGGACAAATTCTCAAAAG AGTAAATATGAAGGAAGTGATGATGGGTATATACATATTATGTTGTGCCTGCTACGACTTTGCCTTTGGGaacacatttttatatttatatctcTTCATGCAAGCCACTGCTTTTCTCATCTCCGGAGTCAGCTTTGTTGGAACTTAA
- the LOC104719116 gene encoding probable mannan synthase 15 isoform X2 — protein sequence MLQLLKPLLFLQDSFLALLSIMEDMELAHQNYPMVLVQIPMYNEREVFELSIGAACRLIWPSDRLIIQILDDSTDPAIMELVSMECAKWASKDINIHYQRRDNRNGYKAGALKHGMRHSYVKLCNYLAIFDADFQPEPDYLQRAIPFLIHNPEIALVQARWRFVNANTCLMTRMQEMTLNYHFMAEQQSGSTRHAFFGFNGTAGVWRIAAMEEVGGWKDRTTVEDMDLAVRVGLLDWKFVFINDLEVKSELPSKFKAFRFQQHRWSCGPANLFRKMTMEIIHNKRVKIWKKFYVIYSFFFLRKIIVHFFTFFFYCVILPTSVFLPEVKIPTWSTIYGPSVITLFGVIATPRSFYLVVFWVLFENVMAMHRTKGTFIGLFERKRVNEWVVTEKLGDTLKTKLLPRNGQILKRVNMKEVMMGIYILCCACYDFAFGNTFLYLYLFMQATAFLISGVSFVGT from the exons atgttacagCTTCTGAAGCCTCTCCTTTTCCTACAAGATTCATTTCTTGCCCTCCTCTCAATAATG GAAGATATGGAGCTTGCTCATCAAAACTACCCAATGGTCCTTGTCCAAATTCCCATGTACAACGAACGAGAG GTCTTCGAATTATCTATAGGTGCTGCATGCAGACTAATATGGCCATCTGACCGCCTAATCATTCAAATTTTAGACGATTCCACCGATCCAGCCATTATG GAACTGGTGAGCATGGAGTGTGCAAAATGGGCATCAAAAGACATAAACATACACTATCAGAGGCGAGACAACAGAAATGGTTACAAGGCTGGAGCTCTTAAGCATGGCATGAGGCACAGCTACGTCAAGCTGTGTAACTATCTGGCCATATTTGATGCTGATTTCCAACCGGAGCCAGATTATCTCCAACGCGCTATCCCGTTTCTAATTCACAACCCTGAGATCGCTCTTGTCCAAGCTCGATGGAGATTTG TGAACGCGAACACATGCTTAATGACAAGGATGCAAGAGATGACTCTCAACTACCATTTCATGGCAGAGCAACAATCTGGATCCACAAGACATGCTTTCTTTGGCTTTAATG GAACCGCGGGAGTATGGAGAATCGCGGCGATGGAAGAAGTCGGAGGATGGAAAGATCGGACGACCGTAGAAGATATGGACTTGGCCGTTCGTGTTGGTCTTCTCGACTGGAAATTTGTCTTCATCAATGACCTTGAG GTGAAAAGCGAGCTACCAAGCAAATTTAAGGCTTTCAGATTCCAACAACATCGATGGTCGTGCGGTCCAGCCAATCTCTTCCGCAAAATGACGATGGAAATTATTCACAATAAG AGAGTGAAGATTTGGAAGAAGTTTTACGTGATCTATAGCTTCTTTTTCCTACGGAAGATCATAGTccacttcttcactttcttcttttactGTGTTATTCTTCCTACAAGTGTCTTCCTTCCCGAAGTCAAAATTCCTACTTGGTCAACTATATATGGTCCTTCTGTCATCACCCTCTTCGGAGTAATCGCCACTCCAAG ATCATTCTACCTCgtggttttttgggttttgtttgaaAATGTAATGGCTATGCACCGGACCAAAGGAACTTTCATTGgcttatttgaaagaaaaagagtcaATGAATGGGTTGTCACTGAAAAACTGGGAGATACTCTTAAGACTAAGCTGCTTCCCAGGAATGGACAAATTCTCAAAAG AGTAAATATGAAGGAAGTGATGATGGGTATATACATATTATGTTGTGCCTGCTACGACTTTGCCTTTGGGaacacatttttatatttatatctcTTCATGCAAGCCACTGCTTTTCTCATCTCCGGAGTCAGCTTTGTTGGAACTTAA
- the LOC104719118 gene encoding uncharacterized protein LOC104719118 isoform X1 gives MSLASDATVPSVSTVTVSYSELKQSNIDLSERIEQGFGPNGLGILSVKDVPGYPALRKNLLELAPRLAGLPEEVKRELEDAHSRYNFGWSHGKEKLESGKLDVLKGSYYANPLQDVPTSNPYEIQRYPSYCGSNIWPRNSLPELEGAFKALGSLMFKVGLMVAYHCDQYVSKGIKQHEEQNLEKILLDSRCHKGRLLYYFPAQDSTVHDNDSISSWCGWHTDHGSLTGLTRAIFSRDSVEVPCPDPDSGLYIQTRSGQIVKVVYGEEEIAYQIGETTAILSRGYLCATPHCVRAPQGEEARGLERSTFALFMQPDWDQKLTFPQDVTIHEELTLSDSVLTFGEYTEKLLNKYYDTKP, from the exons ATGTCTCTCGCGTCGGACGCCACCGTGCCATCTGTTTCCACGGTCACCGTATCTTACTCGGAGCTCAAG CAGAGCAACATAGATTTGTCTGAGAGGATTGAACAAGGATTTGGACCTAACGGTCTTGGAATACTCTCGGTTAAAGAT gtTCCAGGGTACCCAGCTTTACGAAAGAATCTACTTGAGCTTGCACCTAG GTTAGCTGGTCTTCCTGAAGAGGTGAAGAGAGAGCTTGAAGATGCTCATAGTAG aTACAATTTTGGTTGGAGTCATGGCAAAGAGAAACTTGAATCTGGGAAGCTTG ACGTGTTGAAGGGTTCCTACTATGCTAATCCTCTACAAGATGTACCAACAAGTAATCCATATGAAATACAGCG GTATCCATCATATTGTGGATCAAACATATGGCCAAGGAATTCTTTACCGGAGCTCGAAGGAG CTTTCAAAGCTCTTGGTAGTCTGATGTTCAAAGTTGGGCTTATGGTAGCTTACCACTGTGATCAATATG TGTCAAAGGGTATAAAACAACATGAAGAGCAAAATCTTGAAAAGATACTACTTGACTCTCGGTGTCACAAAGGCCGTCTACTTTATTATTTTCCTGCACAAGATAG CACTGTGCATGACAACGATTCCATCTCGTCTTGGTGTGGATGGCATACGGACCATGGTTCACTCACAG GTCTTACTCGTGCAATATTTTCTAGAGATTCAGTGGAAGTACCTTGTCCAGATCCTGATTCTGGCTTATACATACAAACACGGTCTGGTCAGATCGTAAAG GTTGTCTATGGGGAAGAAGAAATAGCATACCAAATAGGCGAGACAACAGCAATTCTATCAAGGGGTTATCTTTGTGCTACACCTCATTGCGTACGG GCGCCACAAGGAGAGGAGGCTCGTGGTCTAGAGCGATCCACATTTGCATTGTTCATGCAACCTGACTG GGATCAGAAGCTTACATTCCCACAGGACGTTACAATCCATGAAGAGTTAACTCTCTCTGATAGCGTCTTGACGTTTGGAGAATATACAGAGAAACTGCTCAACAAATACTACGATACAAAACCATAG
- the LOC104719118 gene encoding uncharacterized protein LOC104719118 isoform X2, with protein MSLASDATVPSVSTVTVSYSELKSNIDLSERIEQGFGPNGLGILSVKDVPGYPALRKNLLELAPRLAGLPEEVKRELEDAHSRYNFGWSHGKEKLESGKLDVLKGSYYANPLQDVPTSNPYEIQRYPSYCGSNIWPRNSLPELEGAFKALGSLMFKVGLMVAYHCDQYVSKGIKQHEEQNLEKILLDSRCHKGRLLYYFPAQDSTVHDNDSISSWCGWHTDHGSLTGLTRAIFSRDSVEVPCPDPDSGLYIQTRSGQIVKVVYGEEEIAYQIGETTAILSRGYLCATPHCVRAPQGEEARGLERSTFALFMQPDWDQKLTFPQDVTIHEELTLSDSVLTFGEYTEKLLNKYYDTKP; from the exons ATGTCTCTCGCGTCGGACGCCACCGTGCCATCTGTTTCCACGGTCACCGTATCTTACTCGGAGCTCAAG AGCAACATAGATTTGTCTGAGAGGATTGAACAAGGATTTGGACCTAACGGTCTTGGAATACTCTCGGTTAAAGAT gtTCCAGGGTACCCAGCTTTACGAAAGAATCTACTTGAGCTTGCACCTAG GTTAGCTGGTCTTCCTGAAGAGGTGAAGAGAGAGCTTGAAGATGCTCATAGTAG aTACAATTTTGGTTGGAGTCATGGCAAAGAGAAACTTGAATCTGGGAAGCTTG ACGTGTTGAAGGGTTCCTACTATGCTAATCCTCTACAAGATGTACCAACAAGTAATCCATATGAAATACAGCG GTATCCATCATATTGTGGATCAAACATATGGCCAAGGAATTCTTTACCGGAGCTCGAAGGAG CTTTCAAAGCTCTTGGTAGTCTGATGTTCAAAGTTGGGCTTATGGTAGCTTACCACTGTGATCAATATG TGTCAAAGGGTATAAAACAACATGAAGAGCAAAATCTTGAAAAGATACTACTTGACTCTCGGTGTCACAAAGGCCGTCTACTTTATTATTTTCCTGCACAAGATAG CACTGTGCATGACAACGATTCCATCTCGTCTTGGTGTGGATGGCATACGGACCATGGTTCACTCACAG GTCTTACTCGTGCAATATTTTCTAGAGATTCAGTGGAAGTACCTTGTCCAGATCCTGATTCTGGCTTATACATACAAACACGGTCTGGTCAGATCGTAAAG GTTGTCTATGGGGAAGAAGAAATAGCATACCAAATAGGCGAGACAACAGCAATTCTATCAAGGGGTTATCTTTGTGCTACACCTCATTGCGTACGG GCGCCACAAGGAGAGGAGGCTCGTGGTCTAGAGCGATCCACATTTGCATTGTTCATGCAACCTGACTG GGATCAGAAGCTTACATTCCCACAGGACGTTACAATCCATGAAGAGTTAACTCTCTCTGATAGCGTCTTGACGTTTGGAGAATATACAGAGAAACTGCTCAACAAATACTACGATACAAAACCATAG